TTGATAGTAGAAGATGAAAAGACTCTTGCGAATTTAATAAAAAAGGGCTTTGAAGAAGAAGGTTATGCCGTAGATGTCACATACAACGGCGAGGATGGTCTTTTTTTTGCAAAAAACAATATTTATGATGCCATAGTGCTTGACATTATGCTGCCAATTATTGACGGCATTAGCTTATTGAAAGAGTTAAGGGAACAAAATATTTCAACGCCAGTTATCATACTTACAGCTAAAGACTCTGTAAAGGATAAGGTACTCGGTTTGGACAGCGGCTCTGACGACTACCTTACAAAGCCATTCTCTTTTGAAGAGCTGCTTTCCAGAGTAAGGGCTTTGATAAGGCGAAGATTTGCAACATCCAGCCCAATAATAAAAATTTCTGATTTAGTAATTGATACTGCACAAAAAACTATCAAAAGGGGCAATAAAAGAATTGATCTTAGCGCAAAGGAATATGCTCTTCTTGAATACTTAGCCTTAAACAAAAATAAAGTAATAAGTCGCACATCAATAATCGAGCACTTATACGATGAAGATTTTGATTTATATAGCAACGTTATAGATGTATTTATCAATAGAATCAGGAATAAAATTGACAAAGATTTTGACAAAAAGTTGATTCACACATATCGTGGCATTGGTTACAGCCTAAAAGAGTGAATTCTATAAAATTTAGACTATTTATATTCTACCTTATCATATCATCTATAATATTTGGGATATTAGGTACTTTTTTGTTCTTTAGTCTTAAAAGTATCGTTCTAGAATCAATTGATAATGCTCTTATTGTAAAGTCTAAGGCAATAGCTACTCTTATAGACGAAGACAACGGCATAAACTTACAGTTTTCTGATGAGATTCTAAAAGAATATTCAAAAAACTCAAATCAGTATTTCCAGATAATTCAGAACTCAAAAATTGTAGAAAAATCTGAATCCTTAGGATCTGATAATTTGCCTATTGTAGGTTCGGCAAAAACTTTCTACTTTAAAAATAGAATCCTTCGAATCGTACCATACAATATAACTATAAATAATGAACATCTTTTAATAGAATGTGCTCAAGACATTGAAAATAGAATAGATTTGCTCCAAACTTACTTAAGCGTACTACTTTTATCAATTTTTGGGGCAATTTTATTGAGCGCTTTAGGTAGCCTATTTATCGTAAACATAATGCTCAAGCCAATTAAACAGATCTCTTACACAATAAGTAAACTTTCAGAATCTAATCTATTCCAGAGCCACATCGACGAAAATGTAGTAGATGAACTCAAGCCTCTTGCTATTTCTTTTAATAGAACGTTCAAAAAACTTGATAATGCTTTTACTAAACAAAAACAATTTGTCTCAGACGTCTCTCACGAATTAAAAACTCCTCTTAGCGTAATAATGATGGAAACAGAGATTTCGCTCAGAAAACAACGAAGCATACAAGAATATATTAATACCATTAAACAGATTAAAGAAAGAGCCCAACACATGAAAAGCATTATAAACACTCTGTTCAAGCTTATAAAAATAGAAAACACACAGCTTCTGGAGAAGAGAATTCTTGATATACAAGAAATAATTCATAAATCAGTCACACTATTAAAAGATCAAATAGAAAAGAAACGTTTAATTTGCAACATACAAGGCAATACATTTTTGATTGATGCTGATGAAACGCTAATTATGGAGGTCTTTTTAAACCTTATAGACAATGCAATCAAGTATAATAGAGAAGGCGGCACGATAGATATTTTCATTCATCCAGAAAAACGCGTAGAGATAGTCGATAGTGGTATCGGAATACCAAAAGAATCGCTTGAAAGGGTGTTTGACAAGTTCTATAGGGCAGATCCTTCCAGGTCAAAAGAAATTGAAGGTTTAGGACTGGGCCTAAGCCTTGTAAAGGAAATTTTAGATCTGCACAATGCCAGGATTGAAATAGAGAGCACGCCCGATGTGGGAACGAAGATTTTGCTTTCATTTTACTGAGAACTTCAAGTCAGAAAAGAAGGTGGAATGGAAGAAAAAATGAGAAGAGTTACTATAGAATAATTTATTTTATACAATTTATAATTTACAAACATATTACTCACTTTTTAGCAATAAAAAGATTGTTAATTTCTTGCATTATCAGTAATTCTTGAGATTTTTGTTTACTAAAGCTGTCAAAGATAAATTTAGAAAATAAAATGAGGTGCTATGCCAATAGTTTTAGAAAAAGAAAATTATAAAGAAAAACTAAAGGCTCATCCGATTGTTAAATGGGCAGGAGGGAAAAGGCAGTTAATTTCGATAATTAAAGAAAACATGCCCAAACATTTCAATCGCTATTTCGAACCTTTTATAGGAGGCGGCGCTGTTTTCTTTGAAATACAACCTGAAAATGCCTACATTTCTGATACAAATGAAGAATTGATAAATTTATACAATGTAGTAAAAAATAATCCCCTACAGTTAATAGCCGATTTACGCAAACACATAAATACGAAAGAATATTTCCTAAAAATTAGAAACGCTGACAGGAATGCAAGCTATAGAAATTGGTCAGATGTCCAAAAGGCAAGCCGCTTTGTTTACTTAAATAGAACTTGTTTCAATGGGCTCTATAGGGTTAATAGCAAGGGTCAATTCAATGTACCTTTTGGAAATTATTCAAACCCAAAAATTGTTGATGAAGAAAATATTCTCAATTGTTCGAAAATTTTAAAAAATACACAGATAAGTTGTAAAAATTTTGTTGAAATATTAAACTACGTAAAAAAAGGCGACTTTGTCTATTTTGATCCCCCATATCTTCCTTTAAATAAAACGTCAAGCTTCACATCATACACAAAAGAAGGATTTAACATTGACATGCAGTTTAAGCTCAAAGCTGTTTGCGATGAAATTGACAAAAAAGGCGCAAAATTTTTACTCTCCAATTCTGATACGGAAGTTATAAACGAGCTATACAAATCATACAATATTAAAAAGGTCTTTGCATCGCGCGCTATTAATTCAAACGCAAAAGGAAGGGGCAAGATAACAGAGGTATTAATTAGAAATTACTGAATAATCCAAACCCCCTACAAAAGCCCCACAACCTTGTGCATCTGAATTGAAAATATCAGATCGCCCAATAATTTTTCGTCCCTCTCCCTAATAAAGTTTACAATATCTAAGATCTTTTCTCCCTTTGCATCCAGAGGGCTAATCGCAAATTGAAAAAGACCGTACATCTTTGAAAGGATTTGAAAAACAAATTCAAGATCCTCTTTAGAGTTGTCCACTACTAGCTTCACTATAACCCTGTGCTCTATCCAGTTATCTATAAACTCCTCAAATGAAGGCATCCTGTCCATCATCCCAGAAGACGGACCCTTGTAGTCCACCACCCAACCACAATCGGACGAATAACCACTTGGTAAGAATATACTTCCATTAGTTTCTATCTGAACAAAGTGATGTCTCTCTATCAAGCGATCTATCAACTTGAGAGTTTCTTCTTGAATAAGTGGCTCTCCCCCAGTAATGAGCACCTTATGGTTTTTGCACCTATCTATAACCTCATCAATTGAAAGCATATATTTAGCTTCAATGCTCTGAGAATCCTTTGTATCGCACCATCTACATCTCAAATTACACCCTTGAAGCCTTACTATTGTGCACCAGGAACCCTGAGGCATAAATCCTACTTCCCCTGATATGCTTTCAAATATAGAATGAATCGCTATCACTATACAGATATCTCCACATAAGATGTTTCTGATTCCCAAAGCCTTACAAATTCTAATTTTACGCTTTCAGGTACAGAATCTTTTAATTCGTTTAATATCCACTCACAAACCTTCTCGGCAGTGGGGTTATATATAATATCGTTTAAGTATTTGTGATCCAATTTAGAAATTATCCTTTCTTCTACAATATTTTTAAGGATTTTAAAATCTATTACCATAGAGTTTTCTCCAATAGGTCCAGACACTGCGACTCCTAACCTGTAAGTATGCCCATGAAGATTGGCACAATCGCCTTTATAATCTACTAGCTTGTGTGCAGCAGAAAAGCTAAATTCCTTATAAACCTTTATTCTCATTATTCACACTGTCCTTTCTTCAAGAAGCAATTTTGGAACAAAAAATTTTTCAGTTATTTCTTATATTTTATAACGCTACTTCCTATATCAACTCCAAGTTCCTTTGCTATTATGTTACATTTTGCCATCAACATAAAGAAAATATTATGAAACTCACTTAATCCCTCAAAATTCCCCTGCCCTTTTGAAATTACTATATCATGTTCATTTATATATCTTCTCACTTCATCGCTTCTTCTTGAGGGAGCACTATTCTTTTCTCCGTTTGAAATCTCTAAGAATTTAACATTAGGAAGTTTGTCAATTCCTACATTACAAGCATCTTCCAACATTGTATCGTTTATTATAGGTCCGCTCTTTACTACAAAGCTAATTTGTTTAAATGGCCTATCTCTTGTTCTTAACATCTCTTCAATAAATATCCTGTCAAAGACTATCTCTCCTGCGTTGTCTGCAAAGTAGAGTAGTCTTTCAGAAGAAACTATCTTTTTCTTAAGACTATCAAAGTTATCAATAGCCAAATCTTTGTTCATTACTTCATTCACAGTGTTCTTAAGATCAAACTCATTAGAGGGACCAAAATCTATTATGTTTCCCGCAATAGCTAGCTTCGCAGCCGTATAAAGCCTATTTTCAAATTTTTCTCTATCCAAAATTTCTTTTAATTCAGGGCACATCTCAAGAGCAATTCTATTGCTTCTCTCTTTAACTTCTTTATATGGATCTGATAAGCCAGAGACCTCTCTTATAATAAAGTGAACCTCGTTTGCTAACTCATCAGGAGAAGTCTCCCAATCAGCATTACACAGAAAAAGCATCACTTTCTTTAATATCTTTGCCCGCAAGCTCTCATCCAAATCTTTTGTAGCAAAGAGAGCTTGTTTTTGAAAACAAACTATACAATCAAGATGTAATTTCATCTATATAGTTGTTCACAATTTTATTATTCTTTTGTCTTATCTTTTCTATTATCTTATTAGCTTCACTTGAACCAATTTGCTTTAAAGACTTGTATATAGCAATTAGCTCCAACGGATCGCTTGATTTGTTTGCAAGATCAGATAGTTTTGGCAAGGCCTTTTTTATGCACTTTTCTCCAACCAACTTAATAGATAACATTCTAACATCAAGTATTGGATGGTCTAAAGACAATATTATCTTATCATCATAAGAAACATTATCCCTCAAATCAGTTTTGCAAAAGGGACAGATTTCCAAATCTTCTGGCAACTCAGCTTTGCAGAATGGACAAAAATATTTTATAGCCAATTCCTAAAAATTTTTTAGTAATAAAAATTTAGTCTCTTCTATTTCCCATTATATTCAGCAGCATAAGAAATAGGTTTATGAAGTCCAAATATAATGTAAGAGCACCAAGTACTGTCTCTTTTCTCTCGTCAAAGAGGCCAGCAGCATATATCTTTTTAAGCTTTTGCATATCATATGCAGTAAGTCCCAAAAAGACAATCACGCCTACTACAGACAAAAGAAGCACCAAAGCGCTACTGTGCAAGAAAATATTTATAATAAAACCTATTATTATTGCAATAAGCCCAGCCATCATAAATGTTCCCATCTTAGTCAGGTCTGCTTTTGTTGTGTATCCAAGTAGAGCCATTACGCCAAAAGATATAGCAGTAACAAAAAAGGTAGAAGCTATGGAACTAGAAGTATAAATTACAAATAGCGTCGAAAAGGTTACTCCAGTTAAAGTAGAATACAATATGAAGATAAACTCTGCAACCTCAGCAGGGAGCTTTGTAATAGCAGCAGAAAGGGTTATCACTGCTGCAAATTGCAAAGCAATTATCCCATAAAACAAGATTGGGTTACTCAAAATAAACCTTAAAATTGAATCGTTTGATGCTACTAAATATGAAATCACTCCTGTAAACAAGAGCCCCAAAAACATCCACGTAAATACTCCTCTAAAAAATCCCGATACGTCAAGAGCAACTGTTCTACTCGTTAGCTCATCATTATATGGCCTATACATACCTTTCACTCCTTTTTTACTTATTCTAAGTACACTAAGCCCATTTTACATCTAAAAGGTTAAATTTACAATAAAAAAGGGCATTGACCAATTCTATGACCAATGCCCTTCGACTTCGAAAAAATTTATTTTTCTTCTTTTAACCTCTTTATCTCTTCCTTTAAGCTATTTATCTCCTTTATAAGTTCTTCGTTTGAAGTGCTACTACTAAGCACAGAGCATCTACTCATCGTTGGTCTAAAGAAGTAGAAAAGAGCAAAAACTAAAACTGCAAGGAAAAATATAGGAAACAGCATACCAAAAAACGGCATTCCATAAAAGCCGTGACCATAAAATCCTGGACCAGAACACCACATATATATCACCTCCATGATTAATATTATAAAATAGTTGACAATAAAAGTAAACTTAATTTTTATTTCACTTTTAACAAAAAATCTTTTAAGTTATAATATTCTTATGTTTGAAACATATCTTGGATTATTTGCCGGAATGCTTACAACTAGCTCTCTTGTGCCACAGGTAATAAAGGCATGGAAGACGCGCTCAACAAATGACATATCCCTCATAATGTTAGTTATGATGTGGATAGGAGTATTTTGCTGGGTAATATATGGCCTCTCTATATTCCAAATGCCAATAGTTTTGTGGAACTTTATAAGCTTTGTTTTGTTATCAGTTCTCCTATATTTTAAAAAAAGCTCCAAAAATTCCTATTAGCTCATTTTTTTACGTAGTCTATTAGAGCCTTTACCAATCCGTTTATGTTGTACTCTTCTGCCTGAGCCACTACATTAAATCCCAAATTCTTCGCTTTCTCAGAAGTAATAGGCCCAATAGACACTACTTTAGCTTTTCTAAGCGCTATATCTTTGTGCTCCCCAAGTGATTCATAAAAATACTCAGCTGTCTTAGAGCTTGCAAAGGTTATAAAAGTTTCTTTCTCGTCTTGAAAAACCTTTTCAACTTCATCCTTTAAAATTTTTTCAGGTTGTACAGAATATATGTGAAAATCATCTACCACATACCCTTTTTCCAACAAACCTCTTACTAGCTCATCTCTGCCTTCTTTTGCCCTCGGTATTAAAATTTTCTTAGGCTCATTAGTTTTTTCAATGCTGTCGACAAGGCTTTCAGCCACAAACTTATCAGGTACGATATCCGCCCTTATCCCATATTTCAAAAGTGCTTCACTAGTTCCATCACCTATTACAGCAATCTTAGATCTTATGCACCTGCTATCATATCCAGATCTAAACAGGTTTTCAAAAAAGATATCTACTCCCGTTGATGAACTAAAAATAATAAAATCATAACTACATAAGTTATTAAAAATAAAATCAAATTCGCTTTGATCGGCTATTTGAACACACTTTATAACAGGTATCTCAAATACCTCTGCTCCTTCTTCCTTTAACCTTTCACTTAATAGACTTGCTTTTATTCTTGATCTGGTTACTACAACTCTTTTTCCAAACAATAATTTTTTCTCAAACCATGTCAGATCATCTCTCAATTTTACGACATTTCCAACCACAAACAGTGCAGGAGGTTTGATTGAATTTTCTTCAGCAAGTTCTACTATATTTGACAAGTTTCCAACAACTACCTTCTGAGTGGGAAGAGTGCCGTTTTGAATAAGTGCACAAGAAATTTCTTTATCCTTTCTAACAGCAATTATCTTTTCTACTATCTTATCAAGCCTCTCTACCCCCATAAAGAAAACAAGAGTATCTGCCCCAAGAGAGTGCTCCCAATCAATAGTAGAGTCCTCTTTGGTAGGGTCCTCATGACCAGTAAAGATAGCATATGATGAAGCAACCTTTCTGTGTGTAACAGGAATTCCTGCATACAAAGGTACAGCTAAAGCCGCGCTAATTCCTGGAACCAATTCAAACTCTATACCCCTTTCTTTAAGATACAAAGCCTCTTCTCCTCCCCTACCAAATAAAAATGGATCCCCTCCCTTTAACCTGACTACCAACTTGCCCTCAGATGCCCTATCAGCAAGCAACTTGTTTATATCATCTTGCTTCATTGCATGTTTGCTCGATTCTTTTCCTACATAAATTTGTTCACAGCTTTCTGGAACCATCTGTAATAGCTCTTTGGGAATAAGTCTATCAAAAACCAGAACTTGAGCCTTTTTCAAAATATTCATCCCTCGTATAGTAAAGAGTCCATCATTCCCAGGACCTGCACCAACTAAAAAAACTTTTCCCATTTTTTACTCTCCTTAAAGTTTAAGATTTATTGTCACCTTCCCAGGGTTTTAAAAGTTCGCTGTCAATTCCTATCCTCTTTAAGGTCTTCGCTACCACAAAATCTACCATATCTTCTACTGATTTTGGTTTATTATAAAATCCTGGGCAGGCAGGCAAAATAATACCTCCTGCCATAGCAACCTTTTTCATATTTTCAATATGAATCAAGTTTAGAGGCGTTTCTCTAAAAACTAAAATTAGCTTTACACCCTCTTTGAGGGCTACATCACAAACGCGCTCCAAAAGATTTGAAGACAAACCATTGGCAACGCTTGAAAGCGTTGCAGCAGAACAGGGACAAACAATTACAGCATCTGGTCTTTGTGAGCCCGATGCATATTTGCAACTAAAATCACTTTCATCATAAAACTTTACATCGCCATGTCTCTCTTTTATCTCACTAATGTCAATACCTTCTTCATCCATCATCACAAGTCTTGCTGCCCTAGTATATATCACACACAAATCACATTCTCTTTTTAAAACGTCAATTATTTTTAAAGCATATCTAATGCCGCTAGCTCCAGTAATACCTATTACAATCTTTTTCAACTTTATCCACCTTAGTAGTATTATTTTATTAAAACAGAAAAAATTACAAAAAAAGCATATATAAATGAACAAATAGCGTTAACGTTGAAAAAAGCAACATCTATTTTAGAAAGATCGTTTGGCTTTACCAAGGAATGCTCATACAGCAAAAGGCCTGCAAATATAATTAAGCCTAGATAGTAAACGAAACTTATTTGAGCCAATATTCCTATTGGGCACAAAAAGAGTATGGTAAGGGAGTGAAAAAACCTTGCCACATATAAAGAATTCTTCTCGCCTATTGCAACAGGTATAGAGTGGAGTCCTTGTTTTATATCATATTTTAGATCCTGAAGAGAATACAAAACGTCAAATCCTGCAAGCCAGAAAACTACAGCAAACATCATAAAAAACGGGACTAAACCAAAATCATTTCTCAATGCAATCCACGCTCCACCAGGTGCAAGACTTAGGGCAAGACCTAAAACTATATGACTTAGTGCAGTAAATCTTTTCGTATATGAATAGAAAAAAACTATAAAAAGTGCTACAGGAGACAGCAAAAATGTCAAATTTCCAAGAAAGTACGAGGTTAAAATAAACATTGCCGAACAAAAACATACAAACAAAAACATATCTTTTCTTTTCACTGCACCCTTTGGAATAGATCTCTTTGCGGTTCTTGGATTGAATTTGTCAATATTTGCATCTGCAAATCGATTAAAGGACATAGCCGCAGCCCTTGCAAACAAAAGTGCCAATATTATAAGAATTAATTTATCAATTTCAGGAAAACCATTTGAAGCTATAAATGCAGAGGCTAATAAAAAGGGCAGTGAAAAAACAGTATGTTCCACTCTTATATCGTTGAGAATGTTCGTTAGTTTCAATATAAATTGATTTATTATATTCCCAAACTCCTTTCAATCAATGCTAAAATCCATATTCTTTCCAACGTTTGCTCACCAAATCTTTTATCTTTTTATCCATCACAATATCAGGAGGAAATTCTCTTACAAGCCCCTCTTCTTTCATCTTCCTTGTTGCATCTATCCCCATCTTGGAACCAAATCTCGGATAGGGAGCAGCGTGATCTAAAACGTCCACTGGACCCTTTACAATTTCAATATCCCTTTCTGGATCTACATTATTAAGCGCTTTCCATCTCACAAAGGACATGTCGTGTACGTTTACATCTTCATCAACTACTATAATAAATTTCGTAAAACTCATCTGACCAAGTCCCCACAGCGCATGCATAACCTTTCTCGCATGCCCTGGATATTGCTTTTTAATTGAAACTACTGCCAAATTATGAAATACCCCTTCAATTGGCAAGTTTATATCCACTATCTCAGGCAAAGTCATCTTCAGCATAGGAAGAAATATTCTTTCAGTAGCCTTGCCAAGATATGCATCTTCCATAGGAGGTCTTCCCACAATAGTAGCTACATAAATAGGATTTTTTCTATGAGTAATACAATCAACGTGAAAAACAGGGAAATCGTCTTCCAAAGAATAAAATCCAGTATGGTCTCCAAATGGCCCCTCTCGTCTAAGTTCTCCCTTCACCACGTAACCTTCTAACACAAATTCAGCTTGAGCCGGCACCAATAAATCTGAAGTTACAGCTTTAACCATCTCTACACCGGAACCTCTCAAAAAACCAGCAAAAACAAATTCGTCAACGTTTGGCGGCAAAGGTGCCGTAGCAGCATAAATAGTAGCAGGGTCAGCGCCAATAGCTACTGCAATAGGCATTTTCTCACCAGGATTTAATTTTGAATAGTGTCTTGCCCCATCCTTATGGTGATGCCAGTGCATACCTGTCGTATTTTTATCAAACACTTGCATCCTGTACATCCCAAGGTTTCTCTCTTTTGTTATTGGATCCTGAGTAATAACAAGCGGAAGAGTAATAAACGGCCCACCATCAAGTGGCCAGCAATGTAGTATTGGTAGATCGCCTAAATTTACTTCGTCACCCTTTAATATTACTTCCTGACACGGAGCTTTATTTACAATTTTTGGTTTTATATTTATAAGTCCCAAAACATCCGGTAAAGATTTCAAAGCATCCCAAAAACCAACTTTCTTAGTTGGAAACTTAAGCAATTCTTCAATCCTTTTAGCAATGTCTTCAGGATTTCCTATTGCACTTATCACTCTATCCCAAGTACCGAAAATGTTAATAGCCAAAGGAAAATTAGAATTTTTTACCCTTTCAAAGTAAAGAGCAGGTCCTCCTACCTTTACAAATCTATCTGCAATCTCCGTTATTTCAAGGTATCTGTCAACTTCAACTTTTATTCTCTTTAACTCATTTTTCTTTTCTAAAAAAGATAAGTATTCACCCAATGATGTAAAGGCGCTTATTTTACTCACTCCCTAAAAAATAAAAGAATACCTTCAAGCTAAATAGCCCTTAAAATATTATTTAGTTTTTGTTTAATTTATTCTATTTAACCAGAATTACTGGAACCTTTGCATTTTTTAATATAGCATAAGCAACGCTGCCCAAAAGCCCAGACAAAGGATTTAAACCCTTATTTCCAACCACAATTCTATCAACATTATTTTCTTCAGCATATTTTAAAATTTCCTTTGCAGGGTCGCCACCTGATATCAGTATAGCCTTTACATTCACTCCACTATTATCAAAAATTTTCTTAGCTTCATCCAATTTTTTTGAAAAAGCCAAATCACAGGCTTCATTAATCTTCTCTGGATCCACAAAAACATCATCGCTAACATATGTCCAGTCATATGAACAGCCTACTGTCATAAGTATTACTTCGACCGATTTGTGTTCCTTTGCCAAATTCAAAGCAAATTCGGCAGCTTTCATTGAGGGTTTTGAACCGTCCACAGCAACTAAAACTTTCATCTTTACCTCCTTAAGTTATGTTTTAGACTTTTGCCAGATCCATAAGAAGTCTTGGATCCGGATTTACACATAAATATGGAACTTCAGTAACATCATCATAACAAAGATCTAAAACATGATCAATTTGACCAAAGTATTTATCTGTAAGGAAATCAATGTACACATTTATTCCTTCTTCCCAAAAAATCAGATCATGCTTAAATTTGTTAATTTGATCCGGCGTCACTATTCTTGCCTGCAAACTGCTAGGCTCTGGATCTGCTCAAGCACCGCAATATTTTATAGGTGCACTAATTATAATGTAAGCTGTACCTTTTGTTCTCGCTTGAATAAACTTTTTTGCTTCATTTGTTACTCTTATTTTCATAATTGCATCTCCCCACTTCAAACTAAAAATCCTTTAGTTTTTAAGACTAAACTCCCCTCACAGCTAAATTTAATTTCAGTTAAGGCTTCATATGCTTTACATTTTTTCCTCTTACAATATACAAAACGTCCTCTGCAATATTTGTGGCATGATCCCCCAATCTCTCAAAATGTCTGGTAATAAAAAGCCAATCAATAATTCTCTCACAGTTAAAACGCCTTTCAGCAAGTTCTTTTTTTAAATTTTGTAGTATATTGTGATAATCCTCATCTACAGCATCATCATCTTCTATTACGCTAAGTGCCATCTCTTCGTTTCTTTCCACAAGTGAGGTAATGGCATTTCTAACCATAACCTTTACTTTCTTAGCCATATCAGGAATTTTTTGCATAAAGAGTTCAATTGGAGGATCCTTTAACAAA
Above is a genomic segment from Thermodesulfobium narugense DSM 14796 containing:
- a CDS encoding response regulator, whose translation is MRLLIVEDEKTLANLIKKGFEEEGYAVDVTYNGEDGLFFAKNNIYDAIVLDIMLPIIDGISLLKELREQNISTPVIILTAKDSVKDKVLGLDSGSDDYLTKPFSFEELLSRVRALIRRRFATSSPIIKISDLVIDTAQKTIKRGNKRIDLSAKEYALLEYLALNKNKVISRTSIIEHLYDEDFDLYSNVIDVFINRIRNKIDKDFDKKLIHTYRGIGYSLKE
- a CDS encoding sensor histidine kinase; translation: MNSIKFRLFIFYLIISSIIFGILGTFLFFSLKSIVLESIDNALIVKSKAIATLIDEDNGINLQFSDEILKEYSKNSNQYFQIIQNSKIVEKSESLGSDNLPIVGSAKTFYFKNRILRIVPYNITINNEHLLIECAQDIENRIDLLQTYLSVLLLSIFGAILLSALGSLFIVNIMLKPIKQISYTISKLSESNLFQSHIDENVVDELKPLAISFNRTFKKLDNAFTKQKQFVSDVSHELKTPLSVIMMETEISLRKQRSIQEYINTIKQIKERAQHMKSIINTLFKLIKIENTQLLEKRILDIQEIIHKSVTLLKDQIEKKRLICNIQGNTFLIDADETLIMEVFLNLIDNAIKYNREGGTIDIFIHPEKRVEIVDSGIGIPKESLERVFDKFYRADPSRSKEIEGLGLGLSLVKEILDLHNARIEIESTPDVGTKILLSFY
- a CDS encoding DNA adenine methylase — its product is MPIVLEKENYKEKLKAHPIVKWAGGKRQLISIIKENMPKHFNRYFEPFIGGGAVFFEIQPENAYISDTNEELINLYNVVKNNPLQLIADLRKHINTKEYFLKIRNADRNASYRNWSDVQKASRFVYLNRTCFNGLYRVNSKGQFNVPFGNYSNPKIVDEENILNCSKILKNTQISCKNFVEILNYVKKGDFVYFDPPYLPLNKTSSFTSYTKEGFNIDMQFKLKAVCDEIDKKGAKFLLSNSDTEVINELYKSYNIKKVFASRAINSNAKGRGKITEVLIRNY
- a CDS encoding 7-carboxy-7-deazaguanine synthase QueE, producing MIAIHSIFESISGEVGFMPQGSWCTIVRLQGCNLRCRWCDTKDSQSIEAKYMLSIDEVIDRCKNHKVLITGGEPLIQEETLKLIDRLIERHHFVQIETNGSIFLPSGYSSDCGWVVDYKGPSSGMMDRMPSFEEFIDNWIEHRVIVKLVVDNSKEDLEFVFQILSKMYGLFQFAISPLDAKGEKILDIVNFIRERDEKLLGDLIFSIQMHKVVGLL
- the queD gene encoding 6-carboxytetrahydropterin synthase QueD — protein: MRIKVYKEFSFSAAHKLVDYKGDCANLHGHTYRLGVAVSGPIGENSMVIDFKILKNIVEERIISKLDHKYLNDIIYNPTAEKVCEWILNELKDSVPESVKLEFVRLWESETSYVEISV
- a CDS encoding damage-control phosphatase ARMT1 family protein, which codes for MKLHLDCIVCFQKQALFATKDLDESLRAKILKKVMLFLCNADWETSPDELANEVHFIIREVSGLSDPYKEVKERSNRIALEMCPELKEILDREKFENRLYTAAKLAIAGNIIDFGPSNEFDLKNTVNEVMNKDLAIDNFDSLKKKIVSSERLLYFADNAGEIVFDRIFIEEMLRTRDRPFKQISFVVKSGPIINDTMLEDACNVGIDKLPNVKFLEISNGEKNSAPSRRSDEVRRYINEHDIVISKGQGNFEGLSEFHNIFFMLMAKCNIIAKELGVDIGSSVIKYKK
- a CDS encoding HEAT repeat domain-containing protein, producing MAIKYFCPFCKAELPEDLEICPFCKTDLRDNVSYDDKIILSLDHPILDVRMLSIKLVGEKCIKKALPKLSDLANKSSDPLELIAIYKSLKQIGSSEANKIIEKIRQKNNKIVNNYIDEITS
- a CDS encoding Bax inhibitor-1/YccA family protein, producing the protein MYRPYNDELTSRTVALDVSGFFRGVFTWMFLGLLFTGVISYLVASNDSILRFILSNPILFYGIIALQFAAVITLSAAITKLPAEVAEFIFILYSTLTGVTFSTLFVIYTSSSIASTFFVTAISFGVMALLGYTTKADLTKMGTFMMAGLIAIIIGFIINIFLHSSALVLLLSVVGVIVFLGLTAYDMQKLKKIYAAGLFDERKETVLGALTLYLDFINLFLMLLNIMGNRRD
- a CDS encoding SemiSWEET family sugar transporter gives rise to the protein MLTTSSLVPQVIKAWKTRSTNDISLIMLVMMWIGVFCWVIYGLSIFQMPIVLWNFISFVLLSVLLYFKKSSKNSY
- the cobA gene encoding uroporphyrinogen-III C-methyltransferase, producing the protein MGKVFLVGAGPGNDGLFTIRGMNILKKAQVLVFDRLIPKELLQMVPESCEQIYVGKESSKHAMKQDDINKLLADRASEGKLVVRLKGGDPFLFGRGGEEALYLKERGIEFELVPGISAALAVPLYAGIPVTHRKVASSYAIFTGHEDPTKEDSTIDWEHSLGADTLVFFMGVERLDKIVEKIIAVRKDKEISCALIQNGTLPTQKVVVGNLSNIVELAEENSIKPPALFVVGNVVKLRDDLTWFEKKLLFGKRVVVTRSRIKASLLSERLKEEGAEVFEIPVIKCVQIADQSEFDFIFNNLCSYDFIIFSSSTGVDIFFENLFRSGYDSRCIRSKIAVIGDGTSEALLKYGIRADIVPDKFVAESLVDSIEKTNEPKKILIPRAKEGRDELVRGLLEKGYVVDDFHIYSVQPEKILKDEVEKVFQDEKETFITFASSKTAEYFYESLGEHKDIALRKAKVVSIGPITSEKAKNLGFNVVAQAEEYNINGLVKALIDYVKK
- a CDS encoding UbiX family flavin prenyltransferase, with product MKKIVIGITGASGIRYALKIIDVLKRECDLCVIYTRAARLVMMDEEGIDISEIKERHGDVKFYDESDFSCKYASGSQRPDAVIVCPCSAATLSSVANGLSSNLLERVCDVALKEGVKLILVFRETPLNLIHIENMKKVAMAGGIILPACPGFYNKPKSVEDMVDFVVAKTLKRIGIDSELLKPWEGDNKS